Proteins encoded within one genomic window of Mya arenaria isolate MELC-2E11 chromosome 13, ASM2691426v1:
- the LOC128213021 gene encoding ribonucleoside-diphosphate reductase small chain-like: MLSTSRIQNENEIATSMNKLKVSQENKAPKQKVLGEITNLQKTVTPTAKSEIKSVKKVQEEPLLKDNPRRFVVLPIQYHDIWQMYKKAEASFWTAEEVDLSKDQAHWDALKDDERHFISHVLAFFAASDGIVNENLVERFSKEVQVTEARCFYGFQIAMENIHSEMYSLLIDTYIKDHKQREFLFNAIETMPCVKEKADWAMRWINDEESTYGERVVAFAAVEGIFFSGSFAAIFWLKKRGVMPGLTFSNELISRDEGLHCDFACLMFNHLVNKPSCERVQQIINEAVKIEQNFLTEALPCRLIGMNGDLMKQYIEFVADRLLVELKCEKLYNKENPFDFMELISLEGKTNFFEKRVGEYQKMGIMSGSKAESSGRHEFTLDEDF; this comes from the exons atgttgtctACTTCAAGAATacagaatgaaaatgaaattgctACAAGCATGAACAAACTGAAGGTTTCTCAGGAAAACAAG GCACCAAAGCAAAAAGTACTTGGAGAAATAACA AACCTACAGAAAACAGTTACCCCAACAGCCAAATCAGAG attaaaTCCGTAAAAAAGGTCCAAGAAGAGCCACTATTGAAGGATAATCCCCGTCGATTTGTAGTTCTCCCAATCCAGTATCATGACATATGGCAGATGTACAAGAAAGCTGAGGCATCTTTCTGGACAGCGGAGGAGGTGGATCTCTCTAAGGATCAGGCGCATTGGGATGCCCTGAAGGATGATGAGAGGCACTTCATCTCGCACGTTCTCGCTTTCTTTGCTGCCAGTGATGGCATTGTCAATGAAAACCTG GTTGAGCGATTCAGTAAAGAGGTCCAGGTAACTGAAGCTCGGTGTTTCTACGGATTTCAAATTGCCATGGAGAACATTCATTCAGAAATGTACAGTCTTCTCATTGACACATACATCAAAGACCACAAACAGAG GGAATTCCTCTTCAATGCCATAGAGACAATGCCATGTGTGAAAGAGAAGGCAGATTGGGCAATGCGATGGATCAATGATGAAGAGTCCACTTATGGGGAGCGAGTGGTGGCGTTTGCCGCAGTTgaaggaatatttttttcaggttcATTTGCAGCCATCTTCTGGCTGAAGAAGCGGGGAGTGATGCCAGGACTAACATTCAGCAATGAATTGATCTCTAGAGATGAG GGTTTACACTGTGATTTTGCCTGTCTGATGTTTAACCATCTGGTCAACAAGCCAAGTTGCGAGAGGGTCCAACAGATAATCAATGAGGCTGTCAAGATAGAGCAGAATTTCCTAACAGAAGCCCTCCCATGCCGCTTAATTGGCATGAATGGTGATCTCATGAAGCAGTACATTGAGTTTGTAGCTGACAGACTGTTGGTAGAGCTCAAATGTGAAAAG CTGTACAACAAGGAGAATCCGTTTGACTTCATGGAGCTGATCTCACTAGAGGGAAAGACAAACTTCTTTGAGAAACGAGTAGGCGAGTACCAGAAGATGGGGATCATGTCAGGGTCGAAGGCAGAATCCAGCGGACGACACGAGTTCACTTTAGATGAAGACTTCTAG
- the LOC128213241 gene encoding O(6)-methylguanine-induced apoptosis 2-like isoform X2 — protein MMAVVEFKLTPSMQSQFKCHGIVAATSSIPSRYQTIVTDNADRKGFGQQAKRFQPESHFTDAPGPGNYVGHVTVDNTSVSFSKKGSGGFASKTKRQTRYLMSNAPGPGIYALPSLLSTQKDFNKAGSTSNFHRPIAVPLDNDPRQIRPAPNAYDVLKNKHGKVNNVSADAAFKSQSKREVINIKEATNNPAPGQYNVNDMLLHDNVKIPFSCFKSTSKRQMATEPPNFPGPGAYKPNEPVDPAKKQLFPRKHYLCISAPAMPLPDSPPSPGPGSYELRDYEGPPRHYMSGAAFVSTTSRWQSNGNQIRVQDLPGPAHYRPVNMGKQSFIYNSAGKWI, from the exons ATGATGGCAGTGGTGGAATTCAAACTCACGCCTTCAATGCAAAGTCAATTCAAAT GCCATGGAATTGTGGCAGCAACATCATCAATTCCAAGCAGATACCAGACAATAGTCACAGACAATGCTGATAGAAAAGGATTTGGCCAACAAGCCAAGAGGTTTCAGCCAGAAAGCCATTTT ACTGATGCCCCTGGTCCTGGCAACTACGTGGGCCACGTCACCGTGGACAACACTTCAGTCTCATTTTCAAAGAAAGGATCAGGAGGATTTGCCTCAAAG ACAAAGCGACAGACACGATATTTGATGTCTAATGCCCCAGGACCTGGGATATATGCCCTACCTAGCCTACTCTCCACACAGAAAGACTTCAACAAGGCGGGCTCCACTAGTAATTTCCACAGACCAATAGCTGTACCCTTAGACAATGACCCTAGGCAGATCAGACCTGCTCCAAATGCCTATGAT gttttgaaaaataaacatggtAAAGTGAACAATGTATCAGCCGATGCTGCATTTAAATCTCAGTCCAAACGGGAAGTCATCAATATAAAAGAGGCTACCAACAACCCAGCACCCG GTCAGTACAATGTAAACGACATGTTACTGCATGACAATGTGAAGATACCATTCTCATGTTTCAAATCAACCAGTAAACGACAGATGGCCACAGAGCCTCCAAAT tttccGGGCCCAGGGGCATACAAACCCAATGAACCTGTGGACCCAGCCAAGAAACAGTTGTTCCC GCGTAAGCACTACCTGTGTATATCCGCGCCGGCCATGCCCCTGCCCGACAGCCCGCCCTCTCCTGGCCCAGGCAGCTACGAGCTCCGGGATTATGAGGGACCGCCCAGACACTACATGTCTGGGGCCGCCTTTGTCTCCACAACCAGCCGCTGGCAGTCAAATGGCAACCAAATCCGCGTACAGGATCTCCCAGGACCAG CCCACTATCGGCCAGTTAACATGGGGAAGCAGTCTTTCATCTACAACTCTGCTGGGAAGTGGATCTGA
- the LOC128213241 gene encoding O(6)-methylguanine-induced apoptosis 2-like isoform X1, translating to MAATDSIRVVDEDYVKRIHSRNPSGHLHKGHGIVAATSSIPSRYQTIVTDNADRKGFGQQAKRFQPESHFTDAPGPGNYVGHVTVDNTSVSFSKKGSGGFASKTKRQTRYLMSNAPGPGIYALPSLLSTQKDFNKAGSTSNFHRPIAVPLDNDPRQIRPAPNAYDVLKNKHGKVNNVSADAAFKSQSKREVINIKEATNNPAPGQYNVNDMLLHDNVKIPFSCFKSTSKRQMATEPPNFPGPGAYKPNEPVDPAKKQLFPRKHYLCISAPAMPLPDSPPSPGPGSYELRDYEGPPRHYMSGAAFVSTTSRWQSNGNQIRVQDLPGPAHYRPVNMGKQSFIYNSAGKWI from the exons ATGGCTGCCACCGACTCAATTAGAGTGGTGGACGAAGATTATGTCAAAAGGATTCATAGTAGGAACCCATCTGGCCATCTTCACAAAg GCCATGGAATTGTGGCAGCAACATCATCAATTCCAAGCAGATACCAGACAATAGTCACAGACAATGCTGATAGAAAAGGATTTGGCCAACAAGCCAAGAGGTTTCAGCCAGAAAGCCATTTT ACTGATGCCCCTGGTCCTGGCAACTACGTGGGCCACGTCACCGTGGACAACACTTCAGTCTCATTTTCAAAGAAAGGATCAGGAGGATTTGCCTCAAAG ACAAAGCGACAGACACGATATTTGATGTCTAATGCCCCAGGACCTGGGATATATGCCCTACCTAGCCTACTCTCCACACAGAAAGACTTCAACAAGGCGGGCTCCACTAGTAATTTCCACAGACCAATAGCTGTACCCTTAGACAATGACCCTAGGCAGATCAGACCTGCTCCAAATGCCTATGAT gttttgaaaaataaacatggtAAAGTGAACAATGTATCAGCCGATGCTGCATTTAAATCTCAGTCCAAACGGGAAGTCATCAATATAAAAGAGGCTACCAACAACCCAGCACCCG GTCAGTACAATGTAAACGACATGTTACTGCATGACAATGTGAAGATACCATTCTCATGTTTCAAATCAACCAGTAAACGACAGATGGCCACAGAGCCTCCAAAT tttccGGGCCCAGGGGCATACAAACCCAATGAACCTGTGGACCCAGCCAAGAAACAGTTGTTCCC GCGTAAGCACTACCTGTGTATATCCGCGCCGGCCATGCCCCTGCCCGACAGCCCGCCCTCTCCTGGCCCAGGCAGCTACGAGCTCCGGGATTATGAGGGACCGCCCAGACACTACATGTCTGGGGCCGCCTTTGTCTCCACAACCAGCCGCTGGCAGTCAAATGGCAACCAAATCCGCGTACAGGATCTCCCAGGACCAG CCCACTATCGGCCAGTTAACATGGGGAAGCAGTCTTTCATCTACAACTCTGCTGGGAAGTGGATCTGA
- the LOC128213691 gene encoding TLC domain-containing protein 4-B-like, with product MGLEGLKLSEIPIDWSYYPVSGVSCLVGLLLYYIAVPAFNRVFIPRVFDLPIGKQIWWYSSALSSIHAVVVSCLCVYTLVFNWDLIQDPVWADSKVVKTTCAILIGYMMADMIILVLNLNHIGDRSYVLHHAASVFAYFYVTAFGVYVFFANFRLMAEFSTVFVNNRWMLDALGMKSTRLYFWNGVVLTAVFFACRIVTLPPCWYLIYTIIGTDGFNRTEGARYVLVLSCIVLDTLNILWFYKLLKGVVKQLQKVDSNKNTVADLKSE from the exons ATGGGGCTGGAAGGGTTGAAACTGTCGGAGATTCCGATTGACTGGAGCTACTACCCGGTGTCAGGGGTCAGCTGTCTGGTTGGGCTGCTGCTGTACTATATTGCTGTGCCCGCATTCAACAGGGTCTTTATTCCAAGGGTATTTGACCTGCCTATCGGCAAGCAGATCTGGTGGTATAGCAG TGCCCTGTCTAGCATCCATGCAGTTGTAGTGAGCTGTCTGTGTGTGTACACTTTAGTCTTCAATTGGGATCTTATACAAGACCCTGTCTG GGCTGACAGTAAAGTGGTGAAGACTACGTGTGCCATACTTATAGGATACATGATGGCAG ACATGATAATCCTGGTGTTGAATCTGAACCATATTGGTGACCGAAGCTACGTTCTCCACCATGCTGCCTCAGTCTTTGCTTACTTCTATGTGACA gcATTTGGAGTGTATGTATTTTTTGCCAACTTCCGTCTAATGGCAGAGTTCTCCACAGTGTTTGTCAACAATAG ATGGATGTTGGATGCCCTGGGTATGAAATCCACAAGACTTTATTTCTGGAATGGAGTTGTATTGACTGCAGTGTTTTTTGCCTGCCGTATCGTAACGTTGCCACCCTGCTGGTACCTGATATACACGATTATCGGCACGGATGGTTTTAACCGCACCGAGGGTGCTAGATACGTCCTGGTGCTGTCTTGTATTGTGTTGGATACTCTCAACATTCTCTGGTTTTACAAACTCTTGAAAGGGGTTGTCAAGCAACTACAAAAGGTTGACTCTAATAAAAACACTGTTGCAGATTTGAAATCCGAATAA